ATCATCCGCCGCCTTGCCCTCCGCCTTGTTGGCGACCAGCACGACCGGTGCATCGTTGGCGCGCAGCCAGCGGGCAATTTCCTCGTCCAGCGGGGTGATGCCCGCGCGCGCGTCGATCATGAACAGGGCGACGTCGCAATTTTCGACGGCTGCCTCTGTCTGCATCCGCATGCGGCCGGGCAGCGACTGGGCGTCCTCATCCTCATAACCGGCGGTGTCGACGATCGTGAAGTCGAGGCCCAGCAGATGCGCTTCCCCCTCCCGCCGATCGCGGGTCACGCCGGGCTGATCGTCAACCAGCGCCAGCTTCTTGCCGATCAGGCGGTTGAACAGGGTGGACTTGCCCACATTGGGACGCCCGACAATGGCTACGGTGGGCAGCATGGAGGCCCGTTTCCTTCTTAAAAATTCAAAATCGATAAACGCCGTGCTCCCGCGCAGGCGGGGGTCCGGTCCAGATGGGAGAACCGACCCCCCGCCTGCGCGGGAGCACGCTTAGCATATTTGTGTCGCTTAACGGAACGCCGTCAATTTCCCGTCGTCGGCCAGCACATAGAGCATGTTGTTGGCGACGATCGGGAAAGCGACATGGAGCGATCCATGTCCACCGTCGATTGCACCGATCCGGTGGCGGGATCGACATAGACCATCTCACCGCGCGTCGACACGACGATCAGGCGCCCACCGGCCAGGATCGGGCCGGTCCAGCGGATCGCCTTGTCCTTCTTCTTTTCCTTCTGCCAACGGCGCAACTGGCTGACCCAGCGGATCTTGCCGGTGGCGCGCGCGATGCAGAGCAGCCGGGCGTCGCTGGTCACCGCGAACACCCATTCGCCGACCACCCAGGGGGTGGATATCCCCGCGATGTTGATTTCCCACAAGCGCTGGCCGCTGGTGAGTTCGTAGCTCGCCATGCGTCCGCCCTGGCCGATCGCGAAGACGCGGCCACGGTCGATCACCGGATCGGCGTCGATGTCCGTCAGCGACGCCACGGCGGTCGAGATGCTGGTGCGCGACAGCGCGTCGCCCCAGAGTGTACGGCCATTTTCATAGCGATAAGCGTTGATTTCACCCGAACTGTAGCCCGCGATCACCGTGCCCTGCGCAGCGGCAGGGGCCGCCACGCCGAAAATGCCGGTGACCTGCAACGTGCCGCTGTCGGTCCACTGGGTTTCGCCGTCCGACTGGTTGAGCGCGAAGACCTGATTGTCCTGGCCCATCACATAGGCATGACCGTTTTCCAGCGTCGGCGCACCACGCAAAGGGCCGGACAGATGCTTCTTCCAGATGATCGCGCCATCGGAGACGTTGAGCGCGAAGACGTCGCCCAGCCCCGTGCTGGCGAACACCCGGTCCCCCAATACGCTGACGCCGCCGCCGAACAGCGATCGGCCATTGCCCTTGCCCTCGGACGGCAGATTGGTCTGCCACAGCTTCCCGCCGCTCGCCGCGTCATAGGCGATGACATGTGCGCCGGCGTCGGTGACGAACAGCTTGCCGCCCGCCACGACCGGCGATGCGGCCAGGCGCGCCTGTGGCGAACTGCCCTCTATCGACACGCTCCACACCTGCGAAGGGGAGCCGCCGAGCGACACATGGCCCATCGCCTTGGACGGATCGCCGCCCGGCTGCGACCAGCTGTCGTTGACATAGGGCGCGGGCAGCGTGACCGGCACATCGGCCAGGCTCGGTTCGACCTCGACCCCCTGCTCGTTGTTCAGGATCGACATGCGGTTGCCGACGACCGGCGTCTTGGGGCCGCCCTTTTTGCCACCCACGATGCCGCAGCCCGCCAAAAGGGCGACCAGCGCGGCCATGGTTACGGCCCGACCTATCGGCGCGAAGGCTTTCATGCTCGTCATTCCCATCCGCTCGGTCATCCTTCGCTCGGCTCGGTCGGACTTTCGACCGCGTCGATCCCCATTAATCCTGCCATCTGTCGCGCGCGTGAACGGATCGACTGCGGCACATTGGCATCTTTCGCCATGGCGGCGAACATCGGCCCGGCCAGATCGGTCTTGCCCATCTTCATATACGCGATGGCGACCAGTTCGCCCGCGCTGCCGAACCAGGGCGCGCCTTCGATGGCGAGCGGCTTGAGCCGATCGACCACCTGCTGGGGTTTCAGGGCGTCAAATTCCAGCGCCGTCTGACGGATCAACGCCAGGTCGCGATAGGGCTGGTCCAGTCCGGTGTCGGCGGCCATGGCGGCATAAAGGGCGATCGCACCCTTCGTGTCGCCCTTGCGCGATGCAACGCCTGCCTGCGTCAGCAGGGCGGAGGCGCGATAGCCCGGCTGGGTCGCCTTCGTCAGCGCCTCGACCTGCTTGGCGTCGGGCGTGCCGCCACCTGCCGCGGTCGTCAGCACTTCGTCCATCCGTTCGGACACGGCTTGCGACTGGGTCTTGCTGTAATGCTGCCAGTAGAGCCAGCCACCAAAGGCAGCGAGGCCCAGGATGACGGCAGCCAGAATCCAGCGCCCATAGCGCTGCCAGACGGTCAGAAGCTGGTCCTGGCGGACGGCGTCATCGACCTCTCGCATGAAGGCTTCGCTATTTTGCGGCGTCAGGGCCACGGGATTCTCCGAGAAATGAAATAGAAATTATGCGCAGAAGGCGCGATCATTAGCGGCGCTTATGCCACAGGCAAATCACTTTTTGGGGCGATACACCTGTTCTTCGGTTGGAAAGGCCCGGTTGCGGACATCGGCGGCGTAGCGTTCCGCCGCCTTGCTGATCGTTTCGGCAATATTATCATAGCGCTTCACGAAGCGGGCGGTGCGTTCGAACATGCCCAGCATATCTTCGGCCACCAGCACCTGGCCGTCGCAATGCGCCGATGCGCCGATGCCGATGACGGGTATGTCGACACTGTCGGTCACGGCAATGGCGGTATCTTCCATCACGCCCTCCAGCACGACGGAAAAGGCGCCTGCGCCCGCTATGGCGCTGGCGTCGGACAGGATCTTGGCATGTTCCTCCTGGCTCTTGCCGCGCGCGCCATAGCCGCCCAGCGCATTCACGGCCTGCGGCGTCAGGCCGACATGGCCCATCACGGGTATGCCGCGCTGGGTCAGGAAGGCGACGGTATCCGCCATGGCGACGCCGCCCTCCAGCTTCACGCCCGCCGCGCCGGTTTCGGCCAGGATGCGGCTGGCGCTGGCGAAGGCCTGCTGGGGGAGGCTTCGTAGCTGCCGAACGGCATGTCGATCAGCACCAGGCTATGATAGCTCCCGCGCACGACTGCCGCGCCATGGGCGATCATCATGTCGAGCGTGACGGGCAGGGTGGAGGGCAGTCCGTAAATGACCTGACCCAGCGAATCGCCCACCAGCAACATGTCGCAATGCGGATCGAGCAGCTGCGCCTGCCGCGCGGTATAGGCGGTCAGCATCACCAGAGGTTCGGCCGTCTTCCCCTCGAACTTGCGCCGCTGGATGGCGGGCACCGTCAGGCGCTTCATCGGCGCTGGCGTGGGGGTGGCGCGACTGGTCGCCGTGTCGAGCGTATAGGTCGTGGACATGGGCAGCGCTCTACCGCAGCGCGGGGCGGCGCGCAAATGCCGGACCGGCCGGAGCGGCATGATGCGCGCGCCGGCCGGCAGGGTTTGTGTCAGAACGAGAATTTGATCGTGCCGCCCCAGGTCTGGGGATCGCCCACCTGGCCCGCGATCAGGCCGGTGTTGCCGGGCGCGACTTGCAGATTCTCGATATAGTCCACGTCGAAGGCGTTGCGGACCCAGCCGAAGACATCGAACCCGTCGCCACGGAAGCCCGCACGGAAGTTGGTCAGCGCGTAGCCCTTCACCTCGGTATAGATGGAAGGCGATGCGTTGCTGTTCCAGTGCGACCGGTAATTGCCATCGACGCCCAGATAGGCCTGGCCTTCCTTCGCCAGCAGCTTGACCGGAATATTATATTCCGCGCCGAAGGACGCGGCCCAGCGCGACACGCCGGGCAGGCGCTCGCCGGAAATATCGCACTGACGTGGGCTGAGCGCGCCCGGTACGCCCGGCTGCGAATAGTCCGGGGTCGCCGTCGCCGCCTGCAACGTGCCGCCCGACAATTCGGGCGGGCAGGGGGCGTTGGAGAATTTCTTATATTTGGCGTCGGTATAGGCGCCATTGGCATAAGCGGTGAAGCGGTCGCTGGCGACGATCTTGAAATCCGCTTCGATACCCTGCGACCGGACCTTTTCCGCGTTAGCCAGATAGCCGCGCACGGTGCCGAACTGGCCGCCGTTCACCGTCGCCTGGAAATTCTTGATGTCGGTGCGGAAGGCGGACAGGTTGAAGGTCGCCCGACGATCCCAGAACTGCGTCTTCAGGCCGATTTCATAATGATGCACGCCTTCCGGCCGCACCGTCCCGGCGTCATAGTTCACACTATTGTCGGCGTTGAGCGGCAGGCCGTTCTGGTTGATGCCCAGCGTCTTGAAGCTCTTGGCATAGGTCGCATAGGCCAGCACGTCCTGCGCGATCTTGTAGTTCACATTGAAGTCGTAGGTGAAGTTCCACGCACTGTCGGACGGCGCGCTGATCTGCGGCTGATACACGCCGCACTGCGCGGCGAGCACAGACCCGGCGGCTGGCGTCGGGGTGCAGCTGATGACCTGTCCCTGGCCGTTGGTGACGACGCGCTGGTAGAAGCCCGACTTCTTGTCGTAGTTCAGCCGCACGCCCGGCTGGATGGTCAGCGCGTCCGTCACCTTCCAGCTGAGCTGACCGAACAGTGCGGCGCTGTCGGCCTTCAGATATTGCGTGTTGCTGGCGGTCAGCCCCTGGAGGATGGCGGGGTTGGCCGCCTGCGTGCCCGTCAGGCTCCAGCGGCTGGCGTCCGCGCCCTGTTGCTCGGTGCCCTGCGTGTCGATCCGTTGCTTGAAGCCGAACAGGCCCGCGACGAAATCAATCTTCTGGCTTTCGTAATTATAGCGGAATTCCTGGCTATACTGGTCCTGCTGCGAGGGATTTTGCGAGCGGGACACGATCGACAGACCGGTGAAGTCGCGATCATTTTCCGGCTTCCAGTCCCAGAAGCGCCAGGCCGTGACAGACGTCAACGTACCGGGGCCGACATCCCATTTGATCTTGGCCGACACGCCGCCGATCTTGTTGCCTGCGTTCAGGTTGGAATCGAGGTCGCTCAACCGATCATAGGGATTGCGGCTGGGCGTCGCATAGTTGCGGCCCGGATTGGCGGCGTTGATCGCGGCGACCAGCGCGTCATATTGGCGGGTCAGCGCGCGTTGGGTGCGGCCCACACGCACGAAGGTGGTGCCGCAGCATTCCGGATCCTGCTTGCTATAGTCGCCCGACAGGGTGATGCTGAAATCGTCATTGGGCTTGAACAGCAGTTGCCCACGAATGCCCAGATTGTCCTGCTCGTTGATCCAGCGTCGGCTCGTCACATTGTAGAGCGTGCCACGACGGCTGGTGGAAGCGATGGCGACGCGGGCGGCGATCGTGTCCGACAGCGGGCCGGAAATGGCGGCCTTCGCCTGCTTGAGGTTCAGGTTGCCGACGGTCAGTTCCGCGCGGCCTTCGAAATCGAAGGTAGGCTGGTTGGTCGTGATGTTGATCGCGCCAGCCGTGGTGTTCTTGCCATAGAGCGTACCCTGTGGGCCGCGCAGCACTTCGACCTGCGCGACGTCCAGGAAGTCGAAGGTCGCGGCGGCGACGCGGCTGTTATAGACGTCGTCGACATAGATGCCCACGCCCTGTTCGAACCCGTCGCTGGTCAGGCCGAACGGCACGCCCAGGCCGCGGATGTTGACCGACGTGTTGCGCGGGTTGGTGGTGTAGACCTGCAAGGTCGGCGCAAGCTGTTGCAGCTTGACGATGTTGAAATTGCCGGTCGCTTCGATGCTGTCGCCCCGCACCACGGAAATCGCCAGCGGCACTTCCTGCGCGGTTTCCTGGCGCCGGCGGGCGGTGACGACGATCACGTCGCCGCGTGGGCTGGCCTGTTCGCCCTGGTCGGCGGCGGGGGCGGCCGCGTCCTGCGCAAAGGCATCGGGCGTGAGGAGAGAAGCGCCCGCCACGCTGGCAAGCAACAGAAAACGCGCAATCATGATAGTCCCCTTTTGGTCCGGCTGTCCGGCTGATTGTCGATCGCGGCCGCGCCGGTGTCCGGTGGGCCGCATGTCTTGGGAATGATTGTCCTGGACGGCCCACCCCATGCCGCCTTGAGCCACCCTGTGGCTCCTGACCCCTGCGCGCCGCTCAGTTCGCGGTCAGGCGCGTCTTTTCCGTCACGTCGATCTGCACCACGCGCGCGTCGTGGACGGTCAGCGTGATCGACCCGAACCGCAGCGCTTCCAACACGCCGCGCACCTTGTCGATGCTGACGGCAATGTCGGCGCGGGGGCCGTCAGGTCGCTGGCCGTCGACGCGGACCGGGCGGAGTTCGATTGGCTTATGTTCGCTCATGGACACCTCTGTTGCGCCTAATATCTCAACTTCAAAGATAGACAAAAAAGCAAATATAAGGGGCGCGCAAGTTTGTCTTGTCGCGCCCCTCCGGGGGTGAGCTTCAGGGGTGGAGCGTGGGACCGGAAACGGTGCGATCCTGCTGCGCCATCGGCAGCGCCGGGCGCATCTGCCGCATGGCGGACGCCTGTTCCTGCGCATTGTCGATCAACCGTTCGAGCAGCGATTGCCCGACCTTCCAGTCGCCCAGGCCCGACTCGGCGTTGATATGCCCGGCATAGCCCGCGTCCACGAACTGGCTGCCCCAATTCTTGCCGATGCTGTGGGCGCGTTCGAAGAAGATATAGGGGTCGTCCCGGCTGCCGACCAGGATGGAGGGGAAGGGCAGTTGCGCGCGCGGGGTGGGGCCGAAGCCGCCGATGGATTCGGGCGTTTCCATCCGGTCGCAATCGGGTGGCGCCACCAGCAGCGCGCCTGTCACCGGCCAGCCATAGGCCTGGCTCTGCAACGCCCCCCACCAGGCGACGGCCAGGCAACCCAGGCTATGCGCCGCCAATATGACCGGCGCGTTCGCTTCGCGGATCGCCGCGTCCAGCCGTGTCACCCAGGCATTGCGATTGGGGCTGGCCCAACTGCCCAGGTCCACGCGTTCGCAATCGCCGCGTGTTTCTTCCCATAATGTCTGCCAGTGGCCCGGCCCGCTATTGTTGAGGCCGGGGATGGTCAATACGACCGGCTGGCGCGCGTCACCCGAAAAACCGAATCGCTCCATGGTCTGATCCTCATCCTGTATATCGAGGCTCCGAAGATAATTCTATTTATCTGGTAGACAATAGGGAAGCGGCGAAATGTGGTGAAATCTAGGCAACTGGAAAACCGCGCGGCGGACGCGGGCCGGGCCATGGTGGCATAGCCGCCCCGGCCCGGCGCGCTGGCTTACCAGGGGTAGATAAGCCCATAATATTGATAGACGTTACGGCCATAGCCGTCGTCATAATCGGGGCGGTCCTCATTGGCGTAGCGGGGCGCATTGTCCAATAATGATTTGTTCAGATCCACGACATAGCCGCCCTGACCCGTGTCGTAAGTCAGCATCGACCAGGGCAGGGGATAATGGTCGTTCCCCATGCCCAGAAACCCGCCGAAGGACAGCACGGCATAGCGGACGTGGCCCGACACCTTGTCCACCATGAAGTTCGATATCCGGCCCAGCTTTTCGCCCTGGCGGTTATAGACGGCGGTGCCCTCGACCCGGTCGGATGCGATCAGGTCTCCATGATTTTCCATGATAGGATCAGCCATTGTCACGCTCCTGTGAGAAATGCAGCTATGATGATGCAACCATGGGGGTCCGCCGGGGTTCCCCGCTTCACCAAAAGGAGCATAGTCATGAAAATCAATCGCAGCGGTTCGGCTATCTGGGCCGGTGGCCTGAAAGACGGCAAGGGCAGCATTTCCACGCAGAGCGGCGCGCTCGATGCCTATCCCTATGGCTTTGCCACCCGGTTCGAAGGCGTGCCCGGCAGCAATCCCGAAGAACTGATCGCCGCCGCCCATGCCTCCTGTTTTTCGATGGCCCTGTCGATGATCCTGGGCGAAGCGGGCCTGACGGCGGAAAAGCTGGATACGACCGCCGTCGTGACGCTGGAAAAGCTGGACGACGGCTTTGCCGTCACGGCCAGCAAGCTGACGCTGAAAGCCACCATCCCCGGCGCCGACGATGCGACCTTCCAGGAACTGGCGGCCAAGGCGAAAGCGAACTGCCCGATTTCCAAGCTGTTGAAGGCCGATATCAGCCTGGACGCTGAACTACTGAACTAACCGTGCCCGGCGGCCGAGCATATGCTCGCGCCAGGCGATGGTCAGTCCGCTCGTCACGATGAGGCCGGCGCCGATCCATGTGGTCGACGTCGGCCAGTCACCCCATAGGGCGAGGCCTAGCAGGGTCGTCCACAGGATCGTGCTATAATCCATCGGCAGCACCACCGACACCGGCGCCCAGCGCAGCGCGCCCGTCAGGCATAATTGCGCGATGCCGCCGGAAATGCCGATCACCAGCAGCAGGCTCCATGCGGTCAGGTCGTGCGCCTGACCCACAAAGAGCATGGCGATGCCCAGCGGCGGCATGGACAGCAGGGTGAACCAGAAGACGATGACCCCGGCCGGTTCGGTGCGGCTGAGCGCGCGCAGCACCAGGCTGATGGTGGCGGTCACGATTGCGCCGCCCACCGCGGTCGCCACGCCAGCGACAGGCACATCGATGCCGCCAGCCGGACGCAACATGGTCATCACGCCGACAAACCCCAGCAGAACCGCGCCCCACCGCCATATTCCGGTTCTTTCCCGCAG
This window of the Sphingobium sp. CR2-8 genome carries:
- a CDS encoding tetratricopeptide repeat protein; this encodes MALTPQNSEAFMREVDDAVRQDQLLTVWQRYGRWILAAVILGLAAFGGWLYWQHYSKTQSQAVSERMDEVLTTAAGGGTPDAKQVEALTKATQPGYRASALLTQAGVASRKGDTKGAIALYAAMAADTGLDQPYRDLALIRQTALEFDALKPQQVVDRLKPLAIEGAPWFGSAGELVAIAYMKMGKTDLAGPMFAAMAKDANVPQSIRSRARQMAGLMGIDAVESPTEPSEG
- a CDS encoding TonB-dependent receptor — translated: MIARFLLLASVAGASLLTPDAFAQDAAAPAADQGEQASPRGDVIVVTARRRQETAQEVPLAISVVRGDSIEATGNFNIVKLQQLAPTLQVYTTNPRNTSVNIRGLGVPFGLTSDGFEQGVGIYVDDVYNSRVAAATFDFLDVAQVEVLRGPQGTLYGKNTTAGAINITTNQPTFDFEGRAELTVGNLNLKQAKAAISGPLSDTIAARVAIASTSRRGTLYNVTSRRWINEQDNLGIRGQLLFKPNDDFSITLSGDYSKQDPECCGTTFVRVGRTQRALTRQYDALVAAINAANPGRNYATPSRNPYDRLSDLDSNLNAGNKIGGVSAKIKWDVGPGTLTSVTAWRFWDWKPENDRDFTGLSIVSRSQNPSQQDQYSQEFRYNYESQKIDFVAGLFGFKQRIDTQGTEQQGADASRWSLTGTQAANPAILQGLTASNTQYLKADSAALFGQLSWKVTDALTIQPGVRLNYDKKSGFYQRVVTNGQGQVISCTPTPAAGSVLAAQCGVYQPQISAPSDSAWNFTYDFNVNYKIAQDVLAYATYAKSFKTLGINQNGLPLNADNSVNYDAGTVRPEGVHHYEIGLKTQFWDRRATFNLSAFRTDIKNFQATVNGGQFGTVRGYLANAEKVRSQGIEADFKIVASDRFTAYANGAYTDAKYKKFSNAPCPPELSGGTLQAATATPDYSQPGVPGALSPRQCDISGERLPGVSRWAASFGAEYNIPVKLLAKEGQAYLGVDGNYRSHWNSNASPSIYTEVKGYALTNFRAGFRGDGFDVFGWVRNAFDVDYIENLQVAPGNTGLIAGQVGDPQTWGGTIKFSF
- a CDS encoding YezD family protein; translated protein: MSEHKPIELRPVRVDGQRPDGPRADIAVSIDKVRGVLEALRFGSITLTVHDARVVQIDVTEKTRLTAN
- a CDS encoding RBBP9/YdeN family alpha/beta hydrolase — protein: MERFGFSGDARQPVVLTIPGLNNSGPGHWQTLWEETRGDCERVDLGSWASPNRNAWVTRLDAAIREANAPVILAAHSLGCLAVAWWGALQSQAYGWPVTGALLVAPPDCDRMETPESIGGFGPTPRAQLPFPSILVGSRDDPYIFFERAHSIGKNWGSQFVDAGYAGHINAESGLGDWKVGQSLLERLIDNAQEQASAMRQMRPALPMAQQDRTVSGPTLHP
- a CDS encoding PRC-barrel domain-containing protein translates to MADPIMENHGDLIASDRVEGTAVYNRQGEKLGRISNFMVDKVSGHVRYAVLSFGGFLGMGNDHYPLPWSMLTYDTGQGGYVVDLNKSLLDNAPRYANEDRPDYDDGYGRNVYQYYGLIYPW
- a CDS encoding OsmC family protein yields the protein MKINRSGSAIWAGGLKDGKGSISTQSGALDAYPYGFATRFEGVPGSNPEELIAAAHASCFSMALSMILGEAGLTAEKLDTTAVVTLEKLDDGFAVTASKLTLKATIPGADDATFQELAAKAKANCPISKLLKADISLDAELLN
- a CDS encoding DMT family transporter, which encodes MTATAPSSSPAAVPAAPRENRPLYAIGLRLIAVLCMSIMFITVRLASDHGVHVLESLFYRQALALPVIFGWIVYSSGVGGIRTSRIGAHASRMVMGLTGMVLNFLSYILLPPAEATAIGFTMPIFGTILSALILRERTGIWRWGAVLLGFVGVMTMLRPAGGIDVPVAGVATAVGGAIVTATISLVLRALSRTEPAGVIVFWFTLLSMPPLGIAMLFVGQAHDLTAWSLLLVIGISGGIAQLCLTGALRWAPVSVVLPMDYSTILWTTLLGLALWGDWPTSTTWIGAGLIVTSGLTIAWREHMLGRRARLVQ